One Lepidochelys kempii isolate rLepKem1 chromosome 12, rLepKem1.hap2, whole genome shotgun sequence genomic region harbors:
- the PARD6A gene encoding partitioning defective 6 homolog alpha isoform X2 encodes MAKHHRTPARSPEPVIEVKSKFDAEFRRFAVKRSSVGGFQEFCQLIQTVHQIPCVDVLLGYTDVHGDLLPINNDDNYHKALSSASPLLRIIIQKRAEADSSVFTSNSLQRKKKGLLRPAHHRAKPQLLIGLPQDFRQISSIIDVDILPETHRRVRLHKHGSDKPLGFYIRDGISVRVAPQGVEKVPGIFISRLVKGGLAESTGLLAVSDEILEVNGIDVAGKSLDQVTDMMVANSHNLIVTVKPANQRNNVIRSSKASGSSGVSTDSTPSPASHYLNHYSTAEGESDEEGDLVIESDGTARCPNGGLLDKSCQQSLALPSSLHSLGSASGSRGGSLREDGTLLTL; translated from the exons atgGCCAAGCACCATCGCACCCCGGCGCGGAGCCCGGAGCCCGTCATCGAGGTCAAGAGCAAG TTTGACGCCGAGTTCCGCCGCTTTGCCGTGAAGCGCTCCAGCGTGGGCGGCTTCCAGGAGTTCTGCCAGCTGATCCAGACGGTCCATCAGATCCCCTGCGTGGATGTGTTGTTGGGGTACACGGACGTTCACGGGGACTTGCTGCCCATCAACAATGACGATAACTACCACAAAGCTCTCTCCTCCGCTAGCCCGCTGCTCAGGATCATCATCCAGAAGAGGG CAGAAGCCGACTCCAGCGTCTTCACCTCCAACTCCCTGCAGCGGAAGAAGAAGGGGCTGCTGCGGCCAGCGCACCACCGGGCCAAGCCACAGCTGCTGATCGGCCTGCCCCAGGACTTCCGGCAGATCTCCTCCATCATCGATGTGGACATCCTGCCCGAGACGCACCGGCGCGTCCGGCTGCACAAGCACGGCTCCGACAAGCCGCTGGGCTTCTACATCCGCGACGGCATCAGCGTGCGTGTGGCCCCCCAGGGCGTCGAGAAGGTGCCCGGCATCTTCATCTCCCGCCTGGTGAAGGGTGGGCTGGCCGAGAGCACTGGGCTGCTGGCCGTCAGTGACGAGATCCTGGAGGTGAACGGCATCGACGTGGCCGGCAAGTCGCTGGACCAGGTGACGGACATGATGGTGGCCAACAGCCACAACCTCATCGTCACCGTCAAGCCGGCCAACCAGCGCAACAACGTCATCCGCAGCAGCAAGGCCTCGGGCAGCTCGGGCGTCTCGACGGACAGCACGCCCAGCCCCGCCTCCCACTACCTGAACCACTACAGCACGGCCGAGGGCGAGAGCGACGAGGAGGGGGACCTGGTCATCGAGAGCGATGGCACCGCCCGCTGCCCCAACGGCGGCCTCCTGGACAAGAGCTGCCAGCAGAGCCTGGcgctgcccagctccctgcactctTTGGGCAGTGCCAGTGGAAGCCGCGGGGGCAGTCTGCGGGAGGATGGCACGCTCCTCACCCTATAG
- the PARD6A gene encoding partitioning defective 6 homolog alpha isoform X1, with product MAKHHRTPARSPEPVIEVKSKFDAEFRRFAVKRSSVGGFQEFCQLIQTVHQIPCVDVLLGYTDVHGDLLPINNDDNYHKALSSASPLLRIIIQKREADSSVFTSNSLQRKKKGLLRPAHHRAKPQLLIGLPQDFRQISSIIDVDILPETHRRVRLHKHGSDKPLGFYIRDGISVRVAPQGVEKVPGIFISRLVKGGLAESTGLLAVSDEILEVNGIDVAGKSLDQVTDMMVANSHNLIVTVKPANQRNNVIRSSKASGSSGVSTDSTPSPASHYLNHYSTAEGESDEEGDLVIESDGTARCPNGGLLDKSCQQSLALPSSLHSLGSASGSRGGSLREDGTLLTL from the exons atgGCCAAGCACCATCGCACCCCGGCGCGGAGCCCGGAGCCCGTCATCGAGGTCAAGAGCAAG TTTGACGCCGAGTTCCGCCGCTTTGCCGTGAAGCGCTCCAGCGTGGGCGGCTTCCAGGAGTTCTGCCAGCTGATCCAGACGGTCCATCAGATCCCCTGCGTGGATGTGTTGTTGGGGTACACGGACGTTCACGGGGACTTGCTGCCCATCAACAATGACGATAACTACCACAAAGCTCTCTCCTCCGCTAGCCCGCTGCTCAGGATCATCATCCAGAAGAGGG AAGCCGACTCCAGCGTCTTCACCTCCAACTCCCTGCAGCGGAAGAAGAAGGGGCTGCTGCGGCCAGCGCACCACCGGGCCAAGCCACAGCTGCTGATCGGCCTGCCCCAGGACTTCCGGCAGATCTCCTCCATCATCGATGTGGACATCCTGCCCGAGACGCACCGGCGCGTCCGGCTGCACAAGCACGGCTCCGACAAGCCGCTGGGCTTCTACATCCGCGACGGCATCAGCGTGCGTGTGGCCCCCCAGGGCGTCGAGAAGGTGCCCGGCATCTTCATCTCCCGCCTGGTGAAGGGTGGGCTGGCCGAGAGCACTGGGCTGCTGGCCGTCAGTGACGAGATCCTGGAGGTGAACGGCATCGACGTGGCCGGCAAGTCGCTGGACCAGGTGACGGACATGATGGTGGCCAACAGCCACAACCTCATCGTCACCGTCAAGCCGGCCAACCAGCGCAACAACGTCATCCGCAGCAGCAAGGCCTCGGGCAGCTCGGGCGTCTCGACGGACAGCACGCCCAGCCCCGCCTCCCACTACCTGAACCACTACAGCACGGCCGAGGGCGAGAGCGACGAGGAGGGGGACCTGGTCATCGAGAGCGATGGCACCGCCCGCTGCCCCAACGGCGGCCTCCTGGACAAGAGCTGCCAGCAGAGCCTGGcgctgcccagctccctgcactctTTGGGCAGTGCCAGTGGAAGCCGCGGGGGCAGTCTGCGGGAGGATGGCACGCTCCTCACCCTATAG